The following are encoded in a window of Mycobacteroides chelonae CCUG 47445 genomic DNA:
- the eccA gene encoding type VII secretion AAA-ATPase EccA, protein MDIRERVGQLDRAAPAVNPSARIDPELESRFATCCRALGLSVNDRRRPADLPAARYGFTSLCRTAQDHCDVWVGLAASGGATVDVLEAISETVATAGHLQHAVNLHPGDLTFLYDTGLYLEFRASGPDDYHLAYAAALVDKGDYVKAAELINTVTERRPGWFNARWAAVAMQNRAERWSDVVTLLTPVVTDASLDPTTSHAVRITLGIALAKLGMVNPALSYLEDPSGPIEVAATDGALAKALNLRHHGDEETATEVLQDLYAANPENTEIEHALTDPSVGLHTTTAARIAARTDPWDPETEPTEEDFIDPEAHERKAILLAEAEQQLSEFIGLEQVKDQVSRLKSSVAMALRRQDRGLAVGHRTHHLVFAGPPGTGKTTIARVVAKIYCGLGLLKRENVREVHRADLIGQHIGETEAKTNAVIDSALDGVLFLDEAYALVSTGAKNDFGLVAIDTLLARMENDRDRLVVIVAGYRAELDQFLDTNEGLRSRFTRSIEFPSYAPPELVEIASAMASVRDSKFDEGAAEALLTAFSAMCAAEAPDTRGIARRSIDVAGNGRFVRNVVERSEEEREHRLDNSGAEEFSDDDLMTVTVEDVQASVEAIVAGLGLSAPGASVQK, encoded by the coding sequence GTGGATATTCGTGAACGAGTTGGCCAGCTGGACCGTGCGGCGCCGGCGGTGAATCCGTCAGCCCGCATCGACCCGGAACTAGAGAGCCGATTCGCAACCTGTTGCCGTGCGCTTGGTCTGTCCGTTAATGACAGGCGGCGTCCTGCAGATTTGCCAGCAGCGCGCTACGGCTTCACGTCGCTGTGCCGGACGGCTCAGGATCACTGTGATGTCTGGGTCGGCCTGGCGGCCTCCGGGGGCGCCACCGTCGACGTGCTCGAAGCGATCTCCGAGACCGTGGCCACCGCTGGGCATCTTCAGCATGCGGTGAACCTGCACCCGGGCGACCTCACCTTCCTCTACGACACCGGGCTCTACCTCGAGTTCCGTGCCAGCGGACCCGACGACTATCACCTCGCCTACGCGGCGGCCCTCGTGGACAAGGGCGACTACGTCAAAGCTGCCGAGCTGATCAACACCGTGACCGAGCGGCGCCCCGGATGGTTCAACGCCCGCTGGGCCGCTGTCGCCATGCAGAACCGGGCCGAGCGTTGGTCCGACGTCGTCACGCTGCTGACCCCCGTTGTCACCGATGCGTCCTTGGACCCCACCACGTCCCACGCCGTACGGATCACCCTGGGGATTGCCCTCGCCAAGCTCGGCATGGTCAATCCCGCCCTCTCCTACCTCGAAGACCCCAGTGGTCCCATCGAAGTGGCAGCCACCGACGGCGCGCTGGCCAAGGCGCTCAACCTGCGCCACCACGGTGACGAAGAGACCGCGACCGAGGTGCTCCAGGATCTGTACGCGGCCAATCCGGAGAACACCGAGATCGAGCATGCGCTCACCGATCCAAGTGTGGGTCTGCACACCACGACCGCCGCGCGCATCGCTGCCCGTACCGATCCCTGGGATCCCGAAACCGAGCCCACCGAAGAGGATTTCATCGATCCTGAGGCTCACGAGCGCAAGGCGATCCTGCTGGCCGAGGCCGAGCAACAGCTCAGCGAATTCATCGGCCTGGAGCAGGTGAAAGACCAGGTCTCACGACTCAAGAGCTCCGTGGCGATGGCACTGCGGCGCCAGGACCGCGGACTTGCCGTTGGCCACCGCACCCACCACCTGGTGTTCGCGGGCCCTCCCGGCACCGGCAAGACCACCATCGCCCGTGTGGTCGCCAAGATCTATTGCGGCTTGGGCCTTCTCAAGCGCGAGAACGTCCGCGAGGTGCACCGTGCCGACCTCATCGGTCAGCACATCGGTGAGACCGAAGCCAAAACCAACGCCGTCATCGACAGCGCGCTCGACGGCGTGCTGTTCCTCGATGAGGCGTACGCGTTGGTATCTACCGGCGCCAAGAATGACTTCGGTCTCGTTGCCATCGACACCCTGCTGGCCCGCATGGAAAACGACCGCGACCGTCTGGTCGTGATCGTCGCCGGATACCGCGCCGAGCTGGACCAGTTCCTCGACACCAACGAAGGTCTGCGCTCCCGTTTCACGCGGTCCATCGAATTTCCTTCGTACGCACCACCAGAACTCGTCGAAATCGCATCGGCCATGGCATCCGTGCGCGACAGCAAGTTCGACGAGGGCGCCGCTGAGGCGCTACTCACTGCCTTCTCGGCGATGTGTGCCGCAGAGGCTCCCGATACCCGCGGCATCGCACGCCGCAGCATCGACGTCGCCGGTAACGGTCGATTCGTCCGTAACGTCGTGGAACGCTCCGAGGAGGAACGTGAACACCGCCTTGACAACTCAGGCGCCGAAGAATTCAGCGATGACGACCTCATGACGGTCACCGTCGAGGACGTGCAGGCATCGGTGGAGGCCATCGTCGCCGGCCTCGGGCTGTCGGCTCCCGGGGCGTCGGTCCAGAAATGA
- a CDS encoding SDR family NAD(P)-dependent oxidoreductase gives MQIDTTPGPDVVVVLNADDPSGREIVRILVRNGHRVVICGRHATDLTRMLHGYGADEVMAIAADATDPRQLRELCRRATDRFGTVTTILDAAAGRQMPRLRLAS, from the coding sequence ATGCAGATCGACACGACCCCCGGCCCCGATGTTGTCGTCGTCCTCAACGCCGACGACCCGAGCGGGCGTGAAATTGTGCGGATACTGGTGCGCAACGGGCACCGTGTGGTCATCTGCGGCAGGCACGCCACCGATCTGACGAGGATGCTGCACGGCTATGGCGCAGATGAGGTCATGGCCATCGCCGCCGACGCCACCGACCCGCGCCAGCTACGCGAGCTGTGCCGGCGCGCGACCGACCGCTTCGGCACCGTCACCACGATTCTGGATGCTGCCGCGGGTCGGCAAATGCCGCGCCTGCGGCTCGCCTCCTAG
- a CDS encoding siderophore-interacting protein yields MPSTVTQPTRGWQGAVLKLFRAGDFQLTVTGRRELTDNYVRLSFSAGGLLQDRDVHPTMWIRLWFSDGEKLHQRGYTLVNPDPQADTVDIEFALHDGMAARWAQAARVGDTIEATVLGSHFELPVPAPRGYVIVGDTASLPAINSLLEAIGDSPATVFLEAAHESDKTLPVNGNAVWVDRRGDRSLVQVVREAAFDAPDFFGWVACDTRTTREVAQVLKDHYGIPRRAMKAQAYWMA; encoded by the coding sequence ATGCCGAGCACAGTGACGCAACCGACACGTGGATGGCAGGGCGCGGTTCTCAAATTGTTCCGGGCCGGCGATTTCCAGCTAACAGTGACCGGCCGGCGCGAGCTGACCGATAATTATGTGAGGCTCAGCTTCTCCGCGGGCGGCCTGCTGCAGGACCGAGACGTTCATCCGACCATGTGGATCCGGTTGTGGTTCTCGGACGGGGAGAAGTTGCACCAGCGTGGATACACGCTGGTCAACCCGGATCCGCAGGCCGATACCGTCGATATCGAATTCGCACTGCACGACGGGATGGCGGCGCGTTGGGCGCAGGCAGCCCGGGTAGGCGACACCATCGAGGCCACGGTGTTGGGCAGCCACTTCGAACTGCCGGTTCCGGCTCCGCGCGGATACGTCATCGTCGGCGACACCGCGTCCCTGCCCGCGATCAACTCCCTGCTGGAAGCCATCGGAGACAGCCCGGCCACGGTTTTCCTGGAGGCCGCGCACGAGAGCGACAAGACGCTGCCGGTGAATGGGAATGCGGTCTGGGTAGATCGCCGTGGCGACCGATCACTGGTCCAGGTGGTGCGTGAGGCGGCTTTCGATGCCCCCGACTTCTTCGGATGGGTGGCGTGCGACACCCGGACCACGCGCGAGGTGGCGCAAGTTCTCAAGGATCACTACGGCATTCCGCGTAGGGCGATGAAAGCCCAGGCCTACTGGATGGCCTGA